In Xyrauchen texanus isolate HMW12.3.18 chromosome 13, RBS_HiC_50CHRs, whole genome shotgun sequence, a single genomic region encodes these proteins:
- the anapc11 gene encoding anaphase-promoting complex subunit 11, producing MKVKIKQWNGVASWLWVANDENCGICRAPFNGCCPDCKVPGDDCPLVWGQCSHCFHMHCILKWLNSQQVQQQCPMCRQEWKFKE from the exons ATGAAGGTAAAAATTAAGCAGTGGAATGGTGTGGCATCCTGGTTGTGGGTGGCTAATGATGAAAACTGTGGCATCTGCCGAGCACCATTCAACGGCTGCTGTCCAGATT GTAAGGTTCCAGGAGACGACTGCCCGCTGGTCtggggtcagtgctctcattgtTTCCACATGCACTGCATCCTGAAGTGGCTGAACTCCCAGCAGGTGCAGCAGCAGTGCCCCATGTGCCGTCAGGAGTGGAAGTTTAAAGAGTGA